The Trichosurus vulpecula isolate mTriVul1 chromosome 3, mTriVul1.pri, whole genome shotgun sequence genome includes a window with the following:
- the LOC118844243 gene encoding protein PBDC1-like, translated as MAAGSGGSCLDALGPGELLSAAHALSLPAEAYGNDPNIEMVWAMKAMQHAEVYYNLISSVDPLFLRLTKVDDQIYSEFRENFGKLKIDVLDPEELKSEPAKEKWRPFCMKFDGIVEDFNYGTLLRLDCTQGYSEENTIFATRIQFFAIEIARNREGFNRAVYNSAQQNRAAEKDSTMSR; from the exons ATGGCGGCGGGGAGTGGCGGTAGCTGCCTGGATGCGCTG GGCCCCGGGGAGCTGCTGTCGGCGGCTCACGCGCTCTCCCTGCCGGCCGAGGCCTACGGCAACGAC CCTAACATTGAGATGGTTTGGGCCATGAAGGCTATGCAGCATGCTGAGGTTTATTACAAT TTGATTTCTTCAGTTGACCCACTGTTCCTAAGACTCACTAAAGTGGATGACCAGATCTATTCAGAATTCCGGGAGAATTTTGGGAAGCTCAAGATAGATGTGTTGGACCCAGAAGAGCTCAAATCAGAACCAGCTAAAGAA AAGTGGAGACCATTTTGCATGAAGTTTGATGGTATTGTCGAAGATTTCAACTATGGTACACTACTGCGGCTGGACTGTACTCAGGGGTATAGTGAAGAAAACACCATCTTTG CAACCAGGATACAGTTCTTTGCTATTGAAATAGCTAGGAACCGGGAAGGTTTTAACAGAGCTGTTTACAACAGTGCTCAGCAGAACAGAGCAGCAGAGAAAGACAGCACCATGTCCAGGTAA